From the genome of Poecilia reticulata strain Guanapo linkage group LG22, Guppy_female_1.0+MT, whole genome shotgun sequence:
CTTTAGTATTGCAGATTCTGGTACGTATTACATGACGGTGATGCTTTGATTTGACCCCCAGGCTTTTTCCTGAGGTGGACGCAGCAGGCGCGACATCTTGAGGCAGTTCAGGAGGAAATAAGGAGCATGGTCATTGAGTGGCACAGGGTGACACAGAGGTGACACCTCTACAAAGAAATTAGGatttgaaagagaaaattatttcacaaagccatatttgaattttttccatgtttaaatgtactgtatttttttcccgCCTTCATAAATCCTTTTTTATGAATCCTTTTTTTCTAAGAATTGAGTGTTGTcgtcatttatatatttttttccttagaatttatttatttttttaaaatacagatcaTTAGTATGGATTGTTATGAGACAGTATTGGATTAAAGCATCTGGGAATTATTAATACCTGCCTTAGTACAATGTAAGAgcaaataaatttattaaacCTTAATCAAACCTTCACTTAATgggtttttagtgttttaagaCCTGAGATTTGagtgttttccttttaataGCAGCTTATGACCAGCTTAACAAGGTagttattacattaaaatatctCCTTCATGCCTTGTGGTTCCTAGAGTGGACAGCTATTTCCATATGTATATGTGTGGGTGACGGTAAATTTGCatataaacaatttaattgGACTCTAGTGTGCTGTTCCATATTCTGGCATCAACTGGTGAACTTGTGTGGTTTTATGACTAAACATATATGTAACACAAATTAACAACAAAGGAGTAAACATTAATTGTTAGGTTTTGACCCTATGTTGGTATtagattttaattaatcatcTTCATGTTAAAGTGCATATTATCAATTGCTGGTAATGTTGCACGTAAGACTATAGCAATTGTAGTGACAATAATGGTCTTGAACAGACATTAGTAGTGTTCTGCAACAATTAGCAGAACATGTTTAGTGCCAGCTTAATTATGGTActaaacatgtttatatatataaaagacaTGTTTTACTTATATGACTTAAATGCTTAGTAACATTGAAATTAATGCTACATATCAGACTGTAAAATAACCTAGAAGTGAATTAAAGCTGAATTAAAAGTAACAACAGTGGAACGTAAGAAATGTGgtgatttgtattattttagaGTTCTTCTATGccttaataaaactttaaacttttctaaatTCATGTTATGAACTTAGGTGGACATGAAGAGCCAGTTGGAAACATGCATAATAAATAACACTAAATTTATTGCACTTTTCTTATCCCTAAAgacaactaataaaaaataggGAGAGAAACGTAAGTGAGGTTATCACACTTCCTTCATAAAAAGGATATATAACCACACACGTTATATAGCAGAAGGATATATGAGAGACACACCTCGCAGTCCTGTTAAGCTCAGCTAAACAGTCTTCACAATGCAAATCCCTGTGCGCAGCAAGTCAGCATGTTTGTCCACACGGAGCTTTGCAGGCTGGAGACTGTAGTCCAGTGCAGTCGGGAGGCACAGGCTGCTGTGATTACACAAAGGTGGGCCAGAACCACATCGCCCAGCATGTCTCCCCTCACCTGCACGCTTACCCAGTGGTTACTAGGAGATTTTAAAACCGATATTCTAGAACACACAAATGCAGTCTTGTAATCTTTcgatttttagttttgttgtgaGGAACTGTTGTGGATTTACCGAGTTGCATCAGCTGATTTTGAAATCAAAAGTCATCTGTCGGGGATTTCTGAGTTTATCTCCATAAAGGTAatttttgtcttctgtttctGATGTGTAAGTAACTTAACTATGATCATCACAGTAATGAATTTAACCTGTTTGGTATTTTAACTTTCCTAAGGACTGCTACTGGACATGCAGCCTGGCCTTCAGGTGTGTATGCCCACCACTGGGTTGCTGGGCCTGCTGTGCCGAGGCTGCCTCAGCAGGGCGCAGAGTCGACCCAGTCGCAACTTCAGCTCTCTGCCCAGAAAGATGACTAGATGGAACAGTCAGGAGTCCTGCAATGCTGATACACCTCAGGAAAACCCTCGTGTGCTCATCACAGGTGAAGACGATTTTCAGCCTTTATTTGCTCAGAATTATTTATATCTGGTGGACattgaacatttctgaatttaaatatgttttgtacacCATTCCACTGTCTTCTGTCGTTGGACATGAGTTGTTACAGTGAGACCAGAGAGCTTGTGCTGATGAGCAGATAGCGAACGAAGCAAAAGGAAGAATTCCCCAGATCTTTTCTAAGCAAATTCGAGCAGTCACGTGAAGAATTGTGGCGGTTTAAGGATGAAGGGCTGGTGTTGTTGAGTGATTGTTGTCAAAAGCAGAACACGAGAGACATGTGGACTTTGTTTTCAATCTGCGCTTGCAGCAGGACCCTGTTTTGACTCATCACAAAAGAGTGGAAACAGACAGTGTTTGTGAGATGAAAGGGAGGAGAATAATAGGCTTGGGTGACTTTTTGTTCTGTAACAAAGCCTTGGGACAAACAAAACCCTTTTTTTGCCATCGGTTCTTGTGTTTCTTCTAAATGCATTTACAGCCAATTGATCATCGATGTACCAATATCTCtatatgtttgttattttttttcttgaagaagtaaaatatacaaatatctCTGTGCAGGTGGTTTGGGGCAATTGGGAGTGGGGCTTGCTCAAATGCTTAGGTAAgttctccacaaacattttGTATCTCAAAATTAGAATGTTTGAAATTTCACAAGGAGTGTATTAATATCCAGGAACCAGTATGGGCCGGAGAGTGTGATCTTGTCTGACATCAAGAAGCCCCCGGCTCATGTTTACACCAGTGGtaaggaaaaaataattcagttttccCCTTTTTCTGATACGTTTTTATCCTTGACTTGTTTCTTAGTTTCCactttctgattaattttttaGGGCCATTTGTGTATGCCGATGTGCTGGACTACAATCACCTCAGAGAACTGATCATAAATAACCGCATTACTTGGCTGGTTCACTACAGCGCTTTGCTTAGCGCTGTGGGTGAGGCTAACGTAGCGTTAGCACGAAAGATTAACATCACAGGTCGGTTTTGATGTCCGTGGTTTTCCGTCTCTCCAGGTTTTAAGCTACCCCTGTCTGAGTTTCTGTTGCCCTGTCCAGGTCTACACAACATTCTGGATTTGGCCCAGGAGAACTGCCTTCGCCTCTTCGTCCCCAGTACCATTGGGGCATTTGGTCCTTCTTCTCCCCGTGACCCCGCCCCTGACCTTTGTGTACAGCGTCCTAGAACCATCTACGGTGTCTCTAAAGTGCATGGCGAACTGATGGGGGAGGTAAGGTTTAAAAACACAGGCATAAATTGAACCTCATAGTGAGGAAATACAGAGTCTTGCGTAAGCATTTATGCTGAtacaactttttcacattttgtcacgttgaTGTTTCTGTGAAACACCACCAAAAAGTAATGCATCACCATGACATGGTAAGAAAATGATGTAATAGTGTAAGACTTTTGcgaataaaaattttaaacaggtgctgtgcatttgtattcagcccattttattttaagacccCCAAATATAATTGAGTGTGCAACCAATTGCCTTTAGTTACCTCTTAAATAAGGTATGTCATTTAATATCAGTATGAATATAACTGTTTGTGAAGGCTTAGTGAACAAACAGTATCATGAAGATCAACGAACCCCACT
Proteins encoded in this window:
- the tdh2 gene encoding L-threonine dehydrogenase 2; translated protein: MQPGLQVCMPTTGLLGLLCRGCLSRAQSRPSRNFSSLPRKMTRWNSQESCNADTPQENPRVLITGGLGQLGVGLAQMLRNQYGPESVILSDIKKPPAHVYTSGPFVYADVLDYNHLRELIINNRITWLVHYSALLSAVGEANVALARKINITGLHNILDLAQENCLRLFVPSTIGAFGPSSPRDPAPDLCVQRPRTIYGVSKVHGELMGEYLHHKYGLDFRCLRYPGVISVNTPPGGGTTDYAVQIFHDALSTGHHECYLRPDTRLPMMHISDCHRATVEFMQTPECQLSLRTYNIAAMSFTPEEVAQEIRKHLPHLKVTYNPDSVRQTIADSWPVRFDDSNARRDWGWAPAFGLEELVKDMLRCVRDKSTREGFPVS